The following proteins are encoded in a genomic region of Reichenbachiella sp.:
- a CDS encoding TonB-dependent receptor, with protein sequence MKNILLLSKRYQKLNLMLMMLALNVMIITPVFAQDIKVSGVINSEENEPLPGVTILVQGTTKGTVSDIDGKYALEVPTDAVLDFSFIGYLKQSVSVGGRSTIDVSMSPDIAQLEEVVVVGYGTQKKSTLTGSISKVKNDKLDQIAVARVDDALIGQVSGVNVQATSAEAGAAPTITIRGFGSITADSGPAVVVDGVVVSSDFLGNMNMNDIASFEVLKDAASAAIYGSEGANGVIMITTKSGKAGRTKFSYETFIGYKEAFGSDEYKKSLSDWAAKEMAENGELSEQTQHAQIISAAAGGLDRDWQDVFFDGGIIQSHALSARGGDENTTFSVSLKYLEDEGVVITDNFKLFTGSVKIDTKLNNKLKFGFNATPSYTKTRRLPTSVHNPIRQSPWLPIYHTEETLALVNQDDPDGAKYYPDLIPGDYAREDHFGPMDVDGDGDLDATARTSGDQNPYAQYVEREHYDITTAMLGATYLSYEIIEGLTAKTRFGFTLDQRKRSRWDGNYYHHSNAAEYFVQDRYRTRMISDNFITYNKGFGDHDLNAMVGLTVQQRTTDYNEVVGTGYSNDLLKNLAGATSVSEQVDVNLVRRKIGYFARVNYAFNDRYLLNASFRRDGSSVFGVDSKWGNFPAVSAGWNVHNEGFMAGNNFLSILKLRASYGRTGSENFSVGDDIVNTWPYLALLNPANAVVDNTVTGGFTPRNVANSLLQWEASAELTVGVDYGLLGNRITGSVDYYDRVSDNLLLLNPVSYGTGFNSAIVNLGEVKNSGFEFELRTKNVVETKFAWSTTLIASTNKNELTAFGDSDGQLLEDTFGRNSQWINEVGSPISTFYGYVVDRSNPIPDEYVTTPSVPINGQGEDVIVVDLNGDGVITDADKTKLGNPYPELIWSITNDFRVGNFDFSFMFQGSHGAQVKNIGDQYFYTWWQGATTSPQQLVDDGLIGHTSFVQEKVLTDQVVQDADYFSLRNVNIGYRLPKELVAKIGLGGVRVYASGQNLFYITKDEYTGFNPEYIDNSNSPTSYGSQRAGSPLFRTMTFGLNVDF encoded by the coding sequence ATGAAAAACATTTTACTATTATCTAAACGCTACCAGAAGCTCAATTTGATGCTGATGATGTTGGCGTTGAATGTAATGATAATAACTCCGGTATTCGCTCAAGATATCAAAGTCTCAGGGGTAATAAACTCTGAAGAGAACGAACCATTACCAGGAGTTACAATCCTAGTGCAAGGAACAACGAAAGGAACAGTTTCTGATATTGATGGAAAGTATGCATTAGAAGTGCCTACAGATGCTGTTTTAGATTTTTCTTTCATTGGTTATTTAAAGCAAAGCGTATCAGTAGGTGGAAGATCTACAATTGATGTTTCGATGTCTCCAGATATAGCACAACTAGAAGAGGTTGTCGTAGTTGGATATGGTACTCAGAAAAAATCTACACTGACAGGTTCTATTTCCAAGGTCAAGAATGACAAATTAGATCAGATCGCAGTGGCAAGGGTAGATGATGCTCTTATAGGTCAGGTGTCTGGTGTAAATGTTCAGGCTACTAGTGCAGAAGCTGGTGCAGCCCCTACTATTACCATTAGAGGATTTGGTTCAATTACAGCGGATTCAGGACCAGCAGTGGTTGTGGATGGAGTGGTAGTAAGTTCTGATTTCTTAGGAAATATGAACATGAACGACATTGCTTCATTTGAAGTGCTAAAAGATGCTGCATCAGCAGCTATTTATGGTAGTGAAGGTGCAAATGGTGTGATCATGATCACTACAAAAAGTGGTAAAGCTGGAAGAACAAAGTTTAGCTATGAAACCTTTATTGGATATAAAGAAGCTTTTGGAAGTGATGAATATAAAAAGAGTCTTTCTGATTGGGCAGCCAAAGAAATGGCAGAAAATGGAGAGTTAAGTGAGCAGACTCAACACGCTCAAATCATTTCTGCGGCAGCAGGAGGTTTGGATCGTGATTGGCAGGACGTGTTCTTTGATGGTGGAATTATCCAAAGCCATGCTTTATCTGCAAGAGGAGGAGATGAGAACACTACTTTTAGTGTGTCTTTGAAGTATTTGGAAGATGAAGGTGTAGTGATTACTGATAATTTTAAGTTGTTCACTGGATCTGTGAAGATAGACACTAAGTTGAATAACAAGCTAAAGTTTGGATTCAATGCAACTCCTTCATATACCAAGACAAGACGTTTGCCTACTTCGGTACATAACCCAATTAGACAATCTCCTTGGTTGCCAATTTATCATACGGAAGAAACATTGGCTTTGGTGAATCAGGATGACCCTGATGGAGCGAAATATTACCCGGACCTTATTCCAGGTGATTATGCCAGAGAAGATCATTTCGGCCCTATGGATGTAGATGGCGATGGTGATTTAGATGCTACTGCTAGAACATCAGGTGATCAAAACCCATATGCGCAGTATGTGGAAAGAGAGCATTATGATATTACAACTGCCATGTTAGGAGCTACTTACTTGAGCTACGAGATCATTGAAGGTCTGACTGCCAAAACTCGTTTCGGCTTCACATTGGATCAAAGAAAAAGAAGTCGTTGGGACGGTAATTACTACCACCATAGTAATGCTGCAGAGTATTTTGTGCAGGATAGATATAGAACAAGAATGATTTCTGATAACTTCATTACTTACAACAAAGGTTTTGGTGATCATGATCTAAATGCAATGGTTGGTTTAACTGTTCAGCAGAGAACTACTGATTACAATGAAGTAGTAGGAACTGGATATAGCAATGACCTGCTTAAAAATTTGGCTGGTGCTACTTCAGTATCTGAGCAGGTAGACGTGAATTTGGTAAGAAGAAAAATCGGATACTTTGCTAGAGTGAATTATGCATTCAATGATAGATACCTATTGAACGCATCATTCAGAAGAGATGGTAGCTCTGTATTTGGAGTAGATTCGAAGTGGGGTAATTTCCCAGCTGTATCAGCAGGGTGGAATGTTCACAATGAAGGATTCATGGCTGGAAACAATTTCCTTAGCATTTTGAAATTAAGAGCAAGTTATGGTCGTACTGGATCAGAAAACTTTAGCGTTGGCGATGATATCGTAAATACGTGGCCATACTTGGCGTTGTTGAACCCAGCTAATGCTGTGGTAGATAATACAGTTACTGGTGGTTTCACACCTCGAAACGTTGCCAATAGCTTATTGCAATGGGAAGCGTCAGCTGAATTGACAGTAGGTGTGGACTATGGACTTTTAGGAAATAGAATTACAGGTTCTGTGGATTACTATGACAGAGTGAGCGATAATCTATTGTTATTAAATCCAGTATCATATGGAACAGGTTTCAATAGTGCAATTGTAAACTTAGGTGAAGTAAAGAATTCAGGATTTGAATTTGAGTTGAGAACAAAGAATGTTGTTGAAACCAAATTTGCATGGAGCACTACTTTAATCGCATCTACAAACAAAAATGAATTAACAGCATTTGGTGATTCAGATGGACAATTATTAGAGGATACATTCGGAAGAAATTCTCAATGGATCAATGAAGTCGGTAGCCCAATTTCAACATTCTACGGTTATGTAGTAGATAGAAGTAATCCTATTCCAGATGAGTATGTAACTACTCCTTCAGTGCCGATTAACGGACAAGGTGAAGATGTAATTGTCGTTGATTTGAACGGTGATGGTGTGATTACTGATGCTGATAAAACGAAACTTGGAAATCCTTATCCAGAATTGATCTGGAGTATTACCAATGATTTCAGAGTTGGAAATTTTGATTTTTCATTCATGTTCCAGGGAAGTCACGGCGCACAGGTTAAAAATATCGGTGATCAATATTTCTATACTTGGTGGCAAGGTGCGACAACAAGTCCTCAGCAGTTAGTTGATGATGGACTTATTGGACATACTTCTTTTGTTCAAGAAAAAGTATTGACTGACCAAGTGGTTCAAGATGCGGATTATTTCTCTCTACGAAATGTGAATATTGGTTACAGACTTCCAAAAGAACTAGTAGCTAAAATTGGATTGGGTGGAGTAAGAGTGTATGCTTCGGGTCAAAACCTTTTCTACATCACAAAGGATGAGTACACTGGTTTCAACCCAGAGTATATCGACAATAGTAATAGCCCTACTTCTTATGGGTCTCAAAGAGCAGGATCTCCTCTCTTTAGAACTATGACTTTTGGTCTAAATGTTGATTTTTAA
- a CDS encoding FadR/GntR family transcriptional regulator yields the protein MELLKNFSQIVIETPVDKIINQIKQLITSGQLKPGDKLPSERKLCDVLGVGRTHLRDAIKKLEFYGILKTLPQSGTVVAGMGITALEGLISDVLKLEGNDFSSLVETRVILEVNSAVLAAEHRTGNDIREIEKALFAHRAKIEQADHAVEEDLMFHLKIAEASKNSVLKSLMLIITPDILSYFKQHDVCGEGRSNKAVEQHEKILEAIKNQDRETVAEEMRGHLVDILDYSKTIQVEQLYNNKKGEVNGGLTGT from the coding sequence ATGGAATTGCTTAAGAATTTTAGTCAGATAGTTATTGAAACACCGGTTGATAAGATCATTAACCAAATCAAACAACTGATCACTTCTGGTCAATTAAAGCCTGGCGATAAACTTCCATCAGAAAGGAAACTTTGCGATGTGTTGGGAGTTGGTAGAACACATTTGAGAGATGCTATCAAGAAGCTAGAGTTCTATGGTATTCTTAAAACTCTTCCCCAAAGTGGAACGGTTGTGGCCGGTATGGGGATTACAGCTTTAGAAGGTTTGATTTCCGATGTACTCAAGTTAGAGGGGAATGATTTCAGTTCTTTAGTAGAAACTCGTGTAATTCTAGAAGTGAATAGTGCAGTGCTGGCGGCAGAGCACAGAACAGGCAACGATATACGAGAAATTGAAAAAGCACTATTTGCTCACAGAGCCAAAATAGAGCAAGCGGACCACGCCGTAGAGGAAGATTTGATGTTTCACCTGAAAATAGCTGAGGCTAGCAAAAATTCAGTACTCAAATCGCTGATGTTGATCATCACACCTGATATTCTTTCTTATTTCAAACAACACGATGTGTGTGGAGAGGGAAGATCAAACAAAGCGGTAGAGCAACACGAAAAAATATTGGAAGCAATTAAAAATCAAGATAGAGAGACTGTAGCGGAGGAAATGCGAGGGCATTTAGTGGATATTCTTGATTATTCTAAAACGATACAAGTAGAACAATTATATAACAATAAAAAAGGAGAAGTTAATGGAGGATTGACAGGGACATAA
- a CDS encoding RICIN domain-containing protein: MFSNLKLLTFNQSFVLVVGVLFCALITFSCAEEDVLSEPEFTEIKNERSAVPTVSKTYFIKNRKSGKYIDVAGYSHSNGGKLHQWTHHGGLNQQWEIISTGGGYFRLKSKESGKSFDVTDKSTANKAYLQQWAYGGGTNQQFTFHSAGNGYYMIKARHSGKALDGTGQTANGSRIWQWTYNTSNQNQHWLFEEVGSSGGGGGGSETPGQNLGLSMDDWKLNGFTGSPSSSTYRDDVLDATGKTFANYSDNNYFWTDGTWTYFRVYRGQPSSSGSGNPRVELRELDGGDLAAWSGSSGNNTMTWTARVDRLGKSADGNSGVTCFGQIHGDGDSVDDVIRVQFLGTPNQTSGAVKLKISGYVTEELQGGSKTYTGYSLDTEYTFKLTYNSSVVRFYVNGSQVFSQSMSGHDTSNNYFKVGDYMQSVQGASYDGSNAVVAIKSLSVTH; the protein is encoded by the coding sequence ATGTTTTCAAACCTAAAACTACTGACGTTTAATCAGTCATTTGTACTGGTGGTCGGGGTGCTTTTTTGTGCCTTGATTACCTTTAGTTGCGCAGAGGAAGACGTATTGTCTGAACCTGAATTTACGGAGATCAAAAATGAAAGATCTGCGGTACCAACCGTTTCAAAAACCTATTTCATTAAAAATCGAAAAAGTGGGAAGTATATTGATGTAGCCGGATATAGCCACTCCAATGGTGGAAAACTGCATCAATGGACCCATCATGGCGGTCTAAATCAGCAGTGGGAGATTATCTCTACTGGCGGTGGCTATTTTCGATTGAAAAGCAAGGAAAGCGGCAAATCATTTGACGTGACCGATAAAAGTACAGCCAACAAAGCTTATTTGCAGCAATGGGCCTACGGCGGCGGAACTAACCAGCAATTTACATTTCATAGTGCTGGCAATGGCTACTATATGATCAAAGCCAGGCATAGTGGTAAGGCGCTAGATGGTACGGGTCAGACGGCCAATGGTTCTCGAATTTGGCAGTGGACTTATAATACCTCTAATCAAAATCAGCATTGGCTGTTTGAAGAGGTAGGATCATCCGGTGGAGGTGGAGGAGGCTCCGAGACTCCAGGTCAAAACCTAGGGCTTTCCATGGATGATTGGAAGCTCAATGGATTTACCGGTAGTCCATCCAGTTCCACTTATCGTGATGATGTGCTGGATGCCACAGGTAAGACTTTTGCCAACTATTCGGACAACAACTATTTCTGGACTGATGGCACTTGGACTTATTTCAGGGTCTATAGAGGTCAGCCTAGTTCGAGTGGGTCAGGCAATCCTCGAGTCGAATTGAGAGAATTAGACGGTGGAGACCTGGCTGCTTGGAGTGGTTCTAGTGGCAACAATACCATGACTTGGACTGCCAGAGTAGACCGCTTGGGCAAAAGTGCTGATGGTAACAGCGGAGTCACATGTTTCGGGCAGATTCATGGAGATGGAGATTCTGTGGATGATGTCATCCGCGTACAATTCCTCGGAACTCCAAATCAAACCTCTGGTGCTGTGAAGCTCAAAATCAGTGGGTATGTGACTGAAGAACTACAAGGTGGGAGTAAAACGTACACAGGCTATTCGCTTGATACGGAATATACTTTCAAACTGACCTATAATAGTAGCGTCGTACGCTTCTATGTAAATGGTTCGCAAGTATTCAGTCAGTCCATGAGTGGGCACGACACGTCAAACAATTATTTTAAGGTAGGTGATTATATGCAGTCCGTGCAAGGAGCTAGCTATGATGGTTCTAATGCTGTTGTAGCTATTAAAAGCTTGAGCGTGACGCATTAA
- a CDS encoding polysaccharide lyase family 7 protein: MKNTFNKLCKEIIASSLVLSVIWLGACQEEDLGVALANIENVKMAAGDQVSLSNPGFESSWSGWNDTDPSALSSDSHSGSKSAKITGSSGKVEQSVSVSQNTNYVLTAYVLEKGTIGVIAGSNDYNDGGDYDDWTEVSVSFNSGSNSSIIIYGKYNGGTGRFDDFALIEGSGSGGSGGENGKLIVSSVSASANDGNVPANTLDGNLGTRWSANGSGQYITYDLGSIKSVSSMKVAWYKGDQRSSFFKIRAGNTTSTLSDVFNAQSSGSSGNTTSLETYSFDAVNARYIRITGFGNSSNSWNSITEAEIWGETSGGGGDTTPPGSVSGLSATAGDGQVSLSWTNPSDSDFDHVEISYSGGSSSTSSSSQSITGLTNGNSYTFSVVAYDDSGNASSSQSVSATPQGSGNGGGSADVPSDLMANCNQWKITYPDGSEDKTLCGEANNEYYFVSDNQDAIVFRVPIRSNNGSTPNSDYIRSELRERKADGSSDIYWTTTGQHVVYSKQAITHLPINKDHLVATQIHGNKSDGIDDAMVLRLEGSHLFLSFNGGNLRSDLTIKTNYTLGTQHEVIFEIINGKHYCYYSEDGNLANAYNSGNASSYLVKDGSNDHVMDIDYDQTYFKIGNYTQSNPDREGSDTDDPNNYGEVYVYDFWVLHN; the protein is encoded by the coding sequence ATGAAAAACACGTTTAACAAGCTATGTAAGGAGATTATTGCTTCTTCCTTAGTACTATCTGTGATTTGGCTCGGTGCTTGTCAGGAGGAAGACCTGGGAGTTGCCTTAGCCAACATCGAAAATGTAAAAATGGCTGCAGGCGATCAGGTGAGCCTTAGCAACCCTGGCTTTGAAAGTAGCTGGTCTGGTTGGAATGATACTGATCCCTCAGCCCTATCGAGCGACTCTCATTCAGGATCAAAATCTGCTAAGATCACCGGATCTAGCGGGAAAGTAGAGCAGTCAGTTTCTGTTTCACAAAACACCAATTACGTTTTGACCGCTTACGTCCTAGAAAAAGGAACGATTGGCGTCATTGCAGGAAGCAATGATTACAACGATGGCGGAGATTATGATGATTGGACTGAAGTTTCAGTTTCCTTCAATTCGGGCAGCAACAGCTCGATAATCATCTATGGTAAGTATAATGGAGGCACCGGTCGATTTGATGACTTCGCTCTCATAGAAGGCAGTGGGTCTGGAGGATCAGGCGGTGAAAATGGCAAACTAATAGTATCATCTGTGTCGGCCAGCGCAAATGATGGTAATGTTCCTGCCAACACTTTGGACGGAAACCTAGGTACCCGTTGGTCAGCCAACGGTTCCGGACAATACATTACCTATGACTTAGGAAGCATTAAAAGTGTGAGCAGTATGAAAGTCGCCTGGTATAAGGGAGATCAACGAAGCTCATTCTTCAAAATCAGAGCCGGAAATACCACCTCAACGTTATCCGATGTATTCAATGCCCAATCGAGCGGTAGCAGCGGAAATACAACGAGCCTGGAAACTTACTCTTTTGATGCTGTGAATGCGCGCTATATCCGGATCACCGGCTTCGGTAATTCGAGCAACAGTTGGAACAGCATCACTGAAGCTGAAATCTGGGGTGAAACTAGCGGTGGCGGTGGAGACACTACCCCTCCTGGGTCAGTTTCTGGACTAAGTGCAACCGCAGGTGATGGACAAGTGAGTTTATCCTGGACTAATCCTTCGGATTCAGATTTTGATCACGTCGAGATTTCTTACAGCGGGGGAAGCAGCTCTACCTCATCATCGAGTCAATCGATCACAGGACTAACGAATGGCAACTCATATACTTTCAGTGTGGTTGCTTATGATGATTCTGGCAATGCATCTTCGAGCCAATCCGTTAGTGCTACTCCTCAAGGATCTGGTAATGGCGGCGGTTCTGCCGATGTACCATCTGACTTGATGGCCAATTGTAATCAATGGAAAATCACTTACCCAGATGGAAGCGAGGACAAAACGCTTTGTGGCGAAGCAAACAACGAATATTATTTCGTGAGTGACAATCAAGACGCTATTGTATTCAGAGTGCCAATTCGCAGCAACAATGGATCTACACCAAATTCAGACTATATCAGATCAGAATTGAGAGAAAGAAAAGCAGATGGAAGCTCTGATATTTATTGGACTACTACCGGCCAGCATGTAGTCTATTCCAAGCAAGCCATTACTCATCTTCCTATCAACAAGGATCATTTGGTAGCTACTCAAATCCATGGGAATAAATCTGATGGAATTGACGACGCCATGGTTTTAAGATTAGAAGGCTCTCACTTGTTCTTGAGTTTTAATGGAGGAAATCTCCGAAGTGATTTGACGATCAAGACCAATTACACACTGGGCACTCAGCATGAAGTCATATTTGAAATCATAAATGGTAAGCACTATTGCTACTATAGCGAGGACGGAAATTTGGCCAATGCCTATAACAGTGGCAATGCGTCAAGTTATTTGGTAAAAGATGGTAGTAATGACCATGTGATGGACATTGATTATGATCAGACCTATTTCAAAATAGGCAACTACACGCAAAGCAATCCAGACAGAGAAGGCAGTGATACAGACGACCCTAATAATTATGGGGAAGTGTATGTCTACGACTTCTGGGTGCTACACAACTAA